Proteins encoded together in one Solanum lycopersicum chromosome 7, SLM_r2.1 window:
- the LOC138337435 gene encoding uncharacterized protein, with amino-acid sequence MAQWSATVNTRNPGTLLSNTVQNMKNEGHCLAITTWGGKQTIDPPMPSGLEMVIRDDDIIVKAFGEMKEYFMFAPIIISAYWRKPFEVMCDARGGSLGVVFGQKRDKILHPIYYDSKALNKAQKNYTVTEQELVAVDFSFEKFHSCFLGTRVIVHTDHSSLRYLMAKKDAKLREGNGNQFVEHLSHLEDEAMRELADKTEIDDTSPMSIDIVPPDMPFYKTKKFMYDVKKPFRAEPYLHRSCADGLIQRCVPEV; translated from the exons ATGGCCCAATggtctgcaactgtgaacacacggaaTCCGGGCACTCTTcttagcaacactgtccaaaatatgaaaaatgaagggCATTGTCTAGCAATCACTACttggggtggtaagcaaaccattgacccacctatgccgtctggTTTAGAAATGGTGATAAGAGATGATGATATCATAGTGAAG GCATTTGGTGAGATGAAAGAATATTTTATGTTTGCACCTATAATTATTTCAGCGTATTGGCGTaagccatttgaggtaatgtgtgaTGCTAGAGGGGGTTCTCTTGGAGTGGTATTTGGGCAAAAAAgggacaaaatccttcaccccatttattatgatagtaaagccctaaataaagcccaaaagaactacactgTGACTGAGCAAGAGCTCGTTGCTGtagatttttcttttgagaaatttcattCCTGTTTTCTTGGCACTAGGGTTATAGTGCACACTGATCATTCttctttgagatatttgatggcaaagaaggatgcaaaactgag AGAAGGTAACGGAAATCAATTTGTTGAACACTTGTCCCATTTAGAAGATGAAGCAATGAGAGAGTTGGCGGATAAGACTGAAATTGATGACACttccccgatgagcat CGATATCGTCCCACCGGACATGCCCTTTTATAAAAcgaaaaagttcatgtatgaTGTGAAAAAGCCTTTTAGGGCTGAGCCATACTTgcataggagttgtgccgatgggcttattcagcgttgtgtgccagaagtttag